A single window of Rubripirellula lacrimiformis DNA harbors:
- a CDS encoding Ig-like domain-containing protein, with translation MLRFALPLVGFVLVATSLADDAAEDAVLAKLGGGQLAKTFQVQVSDPDGNPIDGVTVTPWALRSSQGHGRWSGGDDLAEMPPQPVTTGPDGIATIRYPFYRDVNERTRTFSVSAILSHPDFTIDDSVHIDVPLLDDGPHKIEMSHAASISLIPLSSSPDFHIDQVYVVSSDRISSRNELPIILGRRDRRVTAVTGETLTLTLQLEPTGIETLGEYDKLAGIVFGCSTREGKQICALPEVREKMDAFARRLREADNPRDPAVLAEAFAVVAEAFDRADDLGEAAKWRVKADAEKAKLQHPTETTQSR, from the coding sequence ATGCTTCGTTTTGCTTTGCCGCTGGTAGGGTTCGTTTTGGTTGCAACGAGTCTCGCTGATGACGCCGCGGAAGATGCCGTCTTGGCCAAGCTAGGCGGTGGTCAACTCGCCAAAACGTTCCAGGTTCAGGTCAGCGATCCGGACGGCAATCCGATCGATGGCGTCACGGTCACACCGTGGGCGCTGCGATCTTCCCAAGGGCATGGTCGTTGGTCCGGCGGCGACGACCTTGCCGAGATGCCGCCCCAACCGGTCACCACAGGTCCCGACGGAATCGCGACGATTCGCTATCCGTTCTATCGTGACGTGAATGAACGCACTCGCACGTTCAGCGTGTCGGCGATCCTGTCACATCCCGACTTTACCATCGATGATTCGGTTCACATCGACGTGCCGCTTTTGGACGACGGGCCTCACAAGATCGAAATGTCACACGCCGCTTCGATTTCGCTGATCCCGCTATCCAGTTCGCCGGATTTTCACATCGACCAAGTCTACGTCGTGTCGTCGGACCGGATCAGCTCTCGAAACGAATTGCCGATCATTTTGGGGCGGCGAGATCGCAGGGTGACCGCTGTCACCGGCGAAACCTTGACGTTGACGCTGCAGTTAGAACCAACCGGTATCGAAACGCTTGGCGAATACGACAAGCTGGCCGGTATCGTGTTCGGCTGCTCGACACGCGAGGGCAAGCAGATTTGTGCGTTGCCCGAAGTTCGCGAAAAGATGGACGCCTTTGCTCGCCGACTTCGCGAAGCCGACAACCCGCGTGATCCGGCCGTACTCGCCGAAGCGTTTGCCGTTGTCGCCGAAGCGTTCGATCGCGCCGACGACCTGGGGGAAGCAGCGAAATGGCGTGTCAAAGCGGACGCGGAAAAGGCCAAGCTTCAGCACCCAACCGAAACCACTCAGTCGCGATAG
- a CDS encoding dihydroorotate dehydrogenase encodes MDLSTTLGRLHLKNPIMVASGTFGYAREMEGIVDVPRLGAVLPKTITAEPRIGNAPWRTVETTAGLLNAIGLDNDGVDTFLEHHLPYLRGLGTSVIVSVAGRTEDDFVQLAARVGSQAGVSAIELNLSCPNVSGGIDFGTNAESCRSVVAATRAATEVPILAKLTPNVTRIADIAKAAADGGADAVCLINTVLGIAVDWRKRKPMLGNGMGGLSGPAIKPIALRCVHQVASAVDIPIIGIGGIATVDDVMQFLVTGASAVQIGTANYYDPTVSTRLIDELPAALQEIGASSIADCVGTLAR; translated from the coding sequence ATGGACCTTTCCACCACGCTGGGACGTTTGCACCTGAAGAATCCGATCATGGTGGCTTCGGGAACGTTTGGGTACGCGCGGGAGATGGAAGGCATCGTGGACGTCCCGCGATTGGGCGCCGTGCTTCCCAAAACGATCACTGCCGAACCTCGCATCGGCAACGCGCCTTGGCGAACGGTCGAAACAACTGCCGGTTTGTTGAACGCGATCGGGTTGGACAATGACGGCGTCGACACCTTTTTAGAACATCACCTACCGTATCTGCGCGGGCTCGGGACTTCGGTCATCGTCAGCGTCGCCGGTCGCACCGAAGACGACTTCGTTCAACTGGCCGCACGTGTCGGATCCCAGGCGGGGGTATCGGCGATTGAATTGAATCTGTCCTGTCCCAACGTCAGTGGCGGGATCGATTTCGGGACCAACGCGGAATCTTGCCGCAGCGTCGTGGCGGCGACCCGAGCAGCGACCGAAGTGCCGATCCTTGCCAAGCTAACACCCAACGTGACTCGGATCGCCGACATCGCAAAGGCCGCCGCCGATGGTGGTGCCGATGCGGTTTGTTTGATCAATACGGTGCTTGGGATTGCCGTCGATTGGCGAAAGCGAAAGCCGATGTTGGGTAACGGTATGGGGGGCCTGAGCGGCCCAGCGATCAAACCGATCGCACTGCGCTGTGTGCATCAAGTTGCATCGGCGGTCGATATTCCCATCATCGGAATTGGTGGGATCGCTACGGTCGACGATGTGATGCAGTTCCTGGTGACGGGGGCTAGCGCCGTGCAAATCGGGACGGCGAACTACTACGATCCAACCGTGTCGACTCGATTGATCGATGAATTGCCAGCGGCGCTGCAAGAGATCGGTGCGTCATCGATCGCTGATTGTGTCGGCACCTTGGCACGTTAA
- a CDS encoding TrmH family RNA methyltransferase, which translates to MPVIVIHDVHDSRLDRYTDLKTDRSGKPGADSFIVEGRWCVAELANSPLTTLSVVVQDGRQAEVASWYGDEVPIYVVSAQQIRELVGYDFHRGMLAEGRRPPQHSLSELDFDGPGPQVALAVFGVSQRDNLGSMIRTASALGIRRLVIDRRTADPFSRRAVRVSMGTVFKQAVFQADDPVGDLVQLADQQNVRVVATTLGEDAIPLEQFQWDGRPILLVVGSEPDGVGRQVELAATDRVTIPMQLGTDSLNVSVAAAIFMYQLCMRSSPS; encoded by the coding sequence ATGCCTGTCATTGTCATTCACGATGTTCACGATTCACGTTTGGATCGATACACCGATCTGAAGACCGACCGAAGCGGAAAGCCCGGCGCCGATTCTTTCATCGTCGAAGGACGGTGGTGCGTGGCCGAATTGGCCAACAGCCCGCTGACGACGTTGTCGGTGGTCGTCCAGGATGGGCGTCAGGCGGAAGTCGCATCGTGGTACGGCGACGAAGTGCCGATCTATGTGGTGTCGGCCCAGCAGATTCGCGAATTGGTGGGATACGATTTCCACCGCGGCATGTTGGCCGAGGGTCGCCGTCCGCCGCAGCACTCGCTATCCGAACTGGATTTCGACGGCCCCGGCCCACAGGTTGCCTTGGCGGTTTTCGGGGTCTCCCAGCGTGACAATTTGGGCAGCATGATCCGCACTGCTAGCGCCCTGGGAATTCGCCGGTTAGTGATCGACCGGCGTACCGCTGACCCGTTTTCGCGGCGGGCTGTGCGAGTCAGCATGGGGACGGTTTTCAAGCAGGCCGTGTTCCAGGCTGATGATCCCGTTGGTGACTTGGTCCAATTGGCCGATCAACAGAATGTTCGTGTCGTCGCGACCACTTTGGGGGAGGACGCGATTCCGCTGGAACAGTTTCAATGGGATGGGCGACCGATCCTGCTGGTCGTCGGCAGTGAACCCGACGGAGTGGGGCGTCAGGTCGAATTAGCCGCGACCGACCGGGTGACCATCCCGATGCAGTTGGGAACCGACAGTTTGAATGTTTCGGTGGCTGCCGCGATCTTCATGTACCAATTGTGCATGCGATCGTCGCCGAGTTGA
- a CDS encoding dihydrodipicolinate synthase family protein, whose translation MNTEPFSADQLRTSVIAVPPLARDNDLKIDHAENTKIIRHIEAGGVRSLLYGGNAVLYHARLSEYASMLSMLADSAGDDTVVVPSVGPAYGLAMDQVDVLADFDFPTVMLLPSRDIVDQNGIATGVRHIAERLGKPIVLYLKFDRWLDPAIIKSLEADGVISWIKYAVVLDDPADDPYMKDVMQVFPADRMVSGIGEQPAVVHVHECGMRGFTSGCVCVAPKKSMDMMHAIHAGDLETAESIRQWFSPLEDLRNEINPIRVLHHAVEQAKIAKTGPMLPMLSDLTSDQIARIAAAVQSMK comes from the coding sequence ATGAACACTGAACCATTCTCCGCCGACCAACTTCGCACGTCTGTCATCGCTGTACCGCCTCTGGCCCGGGACAACGATCTGAAGATTGATCATGCGGAAAACACAAAAATCATTCGTCACATCGAAGCCGGTGGCGTGCGTTCCTTGCTGTACGGCGGGAACGCTGTTCTTTACCACGCTAGGCTTTCGGAATATGCGTCGATGTTGTCGATGTTGGCCGATAGCGCCGGCGACGATACGGTCGTGGTGCCGTCGGTTGGTCCGGCTTACGGACTAGCGATGGATCAAGTGGATGTGCTGGCGGATTTCGATTTCCCGACCGTGATGCTGCTGCCCTCCCGCGACATCGTGGATCAAAACGGGATCGCGACTGGCGTTCGACACATCGCCGAACGACTGGGCAAACCGATCGTGCTGTACTTGAAGTTCGATCGCTGGTTGGATCCTGCCATCATCAAGTCCTTGGAAGCCGACGGCGTGATCTCGTGGATCAAGTATGCGGTCGTCCTGGATGACCCTGCCGATGATCCGTACATGAAGGACGTGATGCAGGTCTTTCCTGCGGACCGAATGGTGTCGGGGATCGGCGAACAACCAGCCGTCGTTCATGTCCACGAGTGCGGCATGCGGGGATTCACCAGTGGGTGTGTTTGCGTGGCGCCGAAAAAGTCGATGGACATGATGCATGCGATCCATGCCGGCGATTTGGAAACCGCTGAATCGATTCGTCAGTGGTTCAGCCCGCTGGAAGATCTTCGCAACGAAATCAACCCGATCCGAGTCCTGCATCATGCGGTCGAGCAAGCTAAGATTGCAAAAACGGGCCCGATGTTGCCGATGTTAAGCGATTTGACGTCCGACCAAATCGCCCGCATCGCAGCGGCAGTCCAGAGCATGAAGTAG
- the tsaE gene encoding tRNA (adenosine(37)-N6)-threonylcarbamoyltransferase complex ATPase subunit type 1 TsaE: MIEFKITSLEQLQRFADSLAARLPGRVTIGLVGTLGAGKTSLTQAIAGAVGIDRADVTSPTFTLLQSHQGKRSGGESLTLHHLDAYRVADEDEFIELGVDELFDEDNAWTIIEWADRVRTCLPEETLWLKITLTSDSEARIIKAWTTDPDLAAVLAGCEAS, translated from the coding sequence ATGATTGAATTTAAAATTACGTCTCTCGAACAGTTGCAGCGTTTTGCCGATTCGTTGGCCGCCCGATTGCCTGGCCGTGTGACGATCGGATTGGTCGGCACGCTGGGGGCGGGGAAAACATCGTTGACTCAAGCGATCGCCGGTGCCGTTGGGATCGACCGCGCGGACGTCACCAGCCCCACCTTCACCCTGCTGCAATCTCACCAGGGCAAACGATCCGGCGGGGAATCCCTCACCCTGCATCACTTGGATGCCTACCGAGTCGCCGACGAAGACGAATTCATTGAACTTGGCGTGGACGAACTGTTCGATGAAGACAACGCCTGGACGATCATCGAATGGGCGGACCGGGTTCGAACTTGCCTTCCCGAAGAAACCCTCTGGCTGAAAATTACGCTGACCTCGGATTCCGAGGCCCGGATCATCAAAGCCTGGACCACCGATCCCGATCTGGCAGCGGTGCTCGCCGGGTGTGAAGCCAGCTAG
- a CDS encoding outer membrane protein assembly factor BamB family protein produces MKPVLVIASLLFPLTALAENWPHWRGPTGNGVAVEGNPPTKWSVTENVKWRAAIPGNGTGSPVVWDDRVIVTTAVPTGRRTGRLPELDFQTLCFSRADGNLLWKQTAVIATPHQPTHSTHGFASASPCTDGTMVYSHFGSRGLYAYTMDGKLVWKHDEFDKMNTRNDFGEGSSPTIAGQKILVPWDHEGDSYLYAFNKTNGELIWKTPRDEPSCWATPMVIDAGGTKQVVMNGQTCARAYDLETGKELWRCAGQTQRPAASPLFDGTRVFVGSGYQGSFMAAFDPTGRGDLAGSEAVLWSINRDTPDIASPMLSGNRLFFFKGKSGLLSCADSNTGNLHYSAVRLPGIRVTYASPVAAGGFVYLTGRGGTTVVIEDSNELKVVNVNSLGEGVDATPAIVDDEMFIRGQQHLFCIAEGS; encoded by the coding sequence ATGAAACCCGTTCTTGTCATCGCATCGTTGCTGTTTCCGCTGACGGCACTCGCCGAAAATTGGCCGCATTGGCGTGGGCCGACCGGCAATGGCGTGGCGGTCGAAGGAAACCCGCCAACGAAGTGGTCGGTGACCGAAAATGTGAAGTGGCGTGCGGCGATCCCCGGAAATGGCACCGGATCGCCCGTGGTCTGGGACGATCGCGTGATCGTCACCACCGCGGTTCCCACCGGACGCAGGACGGGGCGGTTGCCCGAATTGGATTTCCAGACACTGTGTTTCTCGCGGGCTGATGGCAACCTGTTGTGGAAACAAACCGCCGTCATCGCCACGCCCCACCAACCGACTCATTCGACACACGGGTTCGCCTCGGCATCGCCGTGCACCGATGGCACGATGGTCTATTCGCACTTTGGTTCTCGTGGGCTGTACGCCTACACCATGGATGGCAAGCTGGTCTGGAAGCACGACGAGTTTGACAAAATGAATACGCGGAACGATTTCGGTGAGGGCAGTTCGCCGACGATCGCTGGCCAGAAAATTCTGGTGCCTTGGGACCACGAAGGCGATTCGTATCTATACGCATTCAACAAAACCAATGGTGAATTGATCTGGAAGACACCGCGAGATGAACCGAGTTGTTGGGCCACGCCGATGGTGATCGATGCAGGCGGGACAAAGCAGGTCGTGATGAATGGACAAACCTGTGCTCGGGCCTACGACTTAGAAACCGGTAAAGAACTTTGGCGATGTGCCGGACAGACTCAGCGGCCAGCCGCGTCGCCCCTTTTCGATGGGACTCGCGTGTTCGTGGGCAGCGGTTATCAGGGTTCGTTCATGGCGGCATTTGATCCGACCGGTCGCGGTGATCTGGCCGGCAGCGAAGCGGTGCTGTGGTCGATCAACCGCGATACGCCTGATATCGCTTCGCCGATGCTCTCAGGCAACCGGTTGTTCTTCTTCAAGGGGAAATCGGGGCTACTGTCTTGTGCCGATTCGAACACTGGGAACCTACACTATTCGGCCGTTCGGTTGCCGGGCATCCGCGTCACGTACGCATCGCCTGTCGCTGCCGGCGGCTTCGTTTATTTGACCGGTCGCGGTGGAACGACGGTGGTGATCGAGGATTCGAACGAACTGAAAGTGGTCAATGTCAACTCGTTGGGCGAAGGTGTCGATGCCACGCCCGCGATCGTGGACGACGAGATGTTCATCCGCGGGCAACAACATCTGTTCTGTATCGCAGAAGGTTCGTGA
- a CDS encoding AAA family ATPase gives MTLLFSRKVSSVPSARQSQPESPVMDSTNLDSRSASFRRPIGSTNDVAGTEAITARSPVDGLADAGSLADHALLAKLDLVRQQLRQVIRGKAEVIDSVLTAMLAGGSVLLEDVPGVGKTTLAKSIAALIDLDFGRVQCTPDLLPADILGSSIFQPATGTFEFREGPIFCDLLIADEVNRASPRTQSALLEAMAESQVTIDGECHKLNQPFLVIATQNPTGFEGTFPLPESQLDRFLLRLSMEYPDPASEVDLLLDRDSDDPAGALKPVMHRDDLLGLQSLVRQVKVDRKVVQYLVELVGLTRVDSRLRIGCSPRGSKMLLRSAQARAVLEGRTFVMPDDIQAMAELTISHRVSPRSLSSTHRDVSAIIRELIAQVEVPV, from the coding sequence ATGACCCTGTTGTTTTCTCGCAAAGTTTCTTCGGTTCCCTCTGCTAGGCAGTCGCAGCCGGAATCACCGGTGATGGATTCGACCAACCTAGATTCCCGCAGTGCTAGTTTTCGGCGTCCGATCGGGTCGACAAACGATGTCGCTGGTACCGAAGCGATCACGGCGCGGTCACCGGTCGACGGTTTGGCGGATGCCGGTAGCCTGGCCGATCATGCACTATTGGCCAAACTGGATCTGGTTCGGCAACAGCTACGGCAGGTGATCCGGGGCAAGGCAGAGGTGATCGATTCGGTTTTGACGGCGATGCTGGCCGGTGGGTCAGTGTTGTTGGAAGACGTGCCGGGTGTTGGGAAAACGACGCTGGCCAAATCCATTGCTGCATTGATCGATCTGGATTTTGGCCGGGTGCAATGCACTCCCGATCTGTTGCCCGCTGACATACTAGGCAGTTCCATCTTTCAGCCCGCGACGGGGACGTTCGAGTTTCGCGAGGGGCCAATTTTTTGTGATCTGTTGATCGCAGACGAAGTGAATCGGGCGTCGCCGCGAACCCAAAGTGCGCTGCTAGAAGCGATGGCCGAATCGCAAGTGACGATCGACGGCGAATGTCACAAGTTGAATCAGCCGTTTCTTGTCATCGCCACTCAGAACCCCACCGGATTTGAAGGAACATTTCCGCTGCCCGAATCACAGTTGGACCGCTTCCTGTTGCGGCTGTCGATGGAGTACCCGGATCCGGCCAGCGAAGTCGACCTATTGCTGGACCGAGACAGCGACGATCCGGCGGGTGCCTTGAAGCCGGTCATGCACCGCGATGATCTGTTGGGGCTGCAGTCCCTGGTCCGTCAAGTGAAAGTGGACCGCAAGGTGGTCCAGTACTTGGTTGAACTGGTCGGGCTGACCCGAGTGGATTCGCGATTGCGGATTGGATGCAGTCCGCGCGGGTCCAAGATGCTATTGCGATCCGCCCAGGCGCGTGCGGTTTTGGAAGGCCGAACCTTTGTGATGCCAGACGACATTCAGGCGATGGCCGAACTGACGATCTCGCATCGTGTTTCTCCACGCAGCCTTTCCTCGACTCACCGCGACGTGTCGGCGATCATTCGTGAACTGATCGCTCAGGTCGAGGTGCCGGTGTGA
- a CDS encoding phosphopantothenoylcysteine decarboxylase domain-containing protein: MITSGPTRQYLDPVRYVTNASSGRMGAALATAALELGHEVVIVSGPVTVDYPAGATVIPVVTTDEMLQAAVETFKQCDGAIGAAAPCDYMPRQIQTQKISKTGKPLTIELVETADVVATLGQNKRGRDRGDQPLADDRSPRRQWVVGFALETEDQRFRAIVKLERKHCDLMVSNGPSAIDAADNEVELLDPDGNVIEAIAGDKEHVARRLLAQIQQRLISS, translated from the coding sequence CTGATCACCTCCGGACCGACTCGTCAATATTTGGACCCGGTCCGTTACGTCACCAACGCATCGAGTGGCCGCATGGGGGCAGCCCTGGCGACCGCTGCTCTTGAACTTGGCCACGAGGTCGTCATCGTCTCCGGCCCGGTCACCGTGGACTACCCCGCCGGGGCGACGGTGATTCCGGTGGTCACGACCGACGAAATGCTGCAAGCGGCGGTCGAAACTTTCAAGCAATGTGACGGGGCCATCGGGGCGGCAGCACCCTGTGATTACATGCCGCGACAGATCCAAACGCAAAAGATCTCGAAGACCGGCAAACCCCTGACCATCGAATTGGTCGAAACGGCCGACGTGGTCGCCACCTTGGGCCAGAATAAACGGGGCCGCGATCGCGGCGATCAACCCCTAGCCGATGATCGCAGTCCACGGCGACAATGGGTCGTGGGGTTTGCGTTGGAAACCGAAGACCAGCGATTCCGAGCGATCGTCAAGCTGGAACGAAAACACTGTGATTTGATGGTCAGCAACGGCCCCAGCGCCATCGATGCGGCCGACAACGAAGTCGAATTGCTGGACCCTGATGGCAACGTGATCGAAGCCATCGCAGGCGATAAAGAACATGTCGCCCGCCGTTTGTTGGCTCAGATCCAACAGCGTTTGATTTCATCCTGA
- a CDS encoding tellurite resistance TerB family protein: MSKDEISLRRLQLRNLVVMAFADGQLGEREVHLVADRCADLGLDEYDLQKAVEFGLSDDASVELPETKADQHELLRDMIRMMAADGHLDESEKRLFALAAAKMSISAAEVQQLVNETLGK; this comes from the coding sequence ATGAGCAAAGACGAAATCAGCCTCCGACGCCTGCAACTTCGCAACCTTGTTGTGATGGCGTTTGCCGACGGGCAGTTGGGCGAACGCGAGGTCCATCTGGTTGCCGACCGTTGCGCGGATCTGGGACTGGACGAATACGACCTCCAGAAAGCCGTCGAATTCGGGCTCAGCGACGATGCATCGGTGGAGTTGCCTGAAACGAAAGCGGACCAGCACGAATTGCTGCGTGACATGATCCGAATGATGGCCGCCGACGGCCACTTGGACGAAAGCGAAAAGCGTTTGTTTGCTCTGGCCGCCGCCAAAATGTCGATTTCGGCTGCCGAAGTCCAGCAGTTGGTCAACGAAACGCTGGGCAAGTGA
- the araD gene encoding L-arabinonate dehydratase: MPAAQDRDPTKLRSHRWLAPDDMRSFGHRSRMKGMGFDDIDFADRPVVAILNTWSEMNTCHTHFRNRADEVRRGILQSGGFPVEIPVMSLGEMMMKPTTMLYRNLLAMEVEEVLRCHPVDAAVLMGGCDKTVPAMLMGAISADIPSVFFPAGPMLKGLWKDVTLGSGSDVWKYWDERVAGNLCDSDWKGIENCIARSAGTCMTMGTASTMACVTEAMGFSLPGAATIPAVMADHCRLATQTGRRAVEMAWENLKPSDFMTEKSIDNGLMASLAIGGSTNAIVHLIAIAGRLGIELSLDRFDELSRITPVLGDIRPSGRFLMEDFQDAGGLPALLARMTDLLNMDCQTVNGVTLGEQVAGAEVINDEVIRTRQNPVSPAGGTCLLKGNLAPSGCVIKSLAADPKLLKHRGRAVVFENYPEMKAKIHDPDLDVDENSVLILRSAGPLGAPGFPEWGMLPIPKKLLEKGVRDMVRLSDARMSGTSYGTCVLHIAPESAAGGPLALVQNGDVIEIDIPQRTIHWEVSDDEIQARRESMPTSIPVPDRGYSHLYAKHVMQADKGCDFDFLVGRSPGMEPAIH, encoded by the coding sequence ATGCCAGCCGCGCAAGATCGCGATCCCACCAAACTTCGTTCTCACCGCTGGCTAGCACCGGACGATATGCGTTCGTTCGGGCACCGTTCGCGGATGAAGGGGATGGGATTCGACGATATCGATTTTGCCGACCGTCCGGTGGTTGCGATCCTGAATACGTGGAGCGAGATGAACACGTGTCACACGCATTTCCGCAATCGGGCGGACGAAGTCCGTCGTGGGATCCTGCAATCGGGTGGCTTCCCGGTCGAGATTCCGGTGATGTCGTTGGGCGAAATGATGATGAAGCCCACAACGATGCTGTATCGCAACCTGCTGGCGATGGAGGTCGAAGAGGTGTTGCGTTGCCACCCCGTGGATGCGGCCGTGTTGATGGGGGGCTGCGACAAGACGGTCCCAGCGATGTTGATGGGTGCGATCAGCGCCGACATTCCATCGGTGTTCTTTCCCGCCGGCCCGATGCTGAAGGGGCTCTGGAAAGATGTCACGCTGGGCAGCGGATCGGATGTATGGAAGTATTGGGACGAACGGGTTGCGGGCAATCTGTGCGATTCCGATTGGAAGGGCATCGAAAACTGCATCGCCCGTTCCGCCGGTACCTGCATGACGATGGGCACCGCGTCGACAATGGCGTGTGTGACCGAGGCGATGGGATTCAGTTTGCCGGGCGCGGCCACCATCCCCGCCGTGATGGCGGATCACTGTCGATTGGCGACTCAGACGGGACGCCGCGCGGTGGAGATGGCTTGGGAAAACCTGAAGCCGTCGGATTTCATGACCGAAAAATCGATCGACAACGGGCTGATGGCTTCGCTTGCCATCGGCGGCAGCACGAACGCCATCGTTCACTTGATCGCGATCGCCGGTCGATTGGGAATCGAATTGTCGTTGGATCGATTCGACGAACTGTCGCGGATCACGCCGGTGCTCGGTGACATTCGTCCCAGCGGCCGATTTTTGATGGAAGATTTTCAAGACGCCGGTGGCTTGCCAGCGCTATTGGCCCGGATGACGGACCTGTTGAACATGGATTGCCAAACCGTCAACGGAGTCACGTTGGGCGAACAGGTCGCAGGCGCCGAAGTGATCAACGACGAAGTCATTCGAACGCGACAGAATCCAGTGTCGCCAGCCGGTGGGACCTGCTTGCTAAAAGGAAACTTGGCTCCTAGCGGGTGTGTGATCAAATCATTGGCCGCCGATCCGAAACTGTTGAAACACCGTGGCCGCGCCGTCGTTTTCGAAAACTATCCGGAAATGAAAGCCAAGATCCACGATCCCGATTTGGATGTCGACGAAAACAGCGTGTTGATTCTGCGGTCGGCCGGGCCGCTAGGTGCCCCCGGATTTCCCGAATGGGGAATGCTGCCGATCCCCAAAAAACTGCTGGAAAAGGGCGTTCGCGATATGGTCCGCCTCAGCGATGCCAGGATGAGCGGCACCAGTTACGGGACTTGCGTTCTGCACATTGCACCGGAAAGCGCCGCGGGCGGTCCTTTGGCGCTCGTGCAAAACGGCGATGTCATCGAAATCGACATCCCTCAGCGGACCATCCACTGGGAGGTCAGCGATGATGAAATCCAAGCTCGGCGAGAGTCGATGCCGACGTCGATTCCGGTTCCCGATCGCGGTTACAGCCATCTGTATGCAAAGCATGTCATGCAAGCGGACAAGGGATGTGATTTCGATTTTCTAGTGGGCCGATCTCCCGGCATGGAACCCGCCATCCACTAA